The Syntrophobacterales bacterium region GCCGGTAAGAATATTATCCCACGCCTTTTTTGCCGCGCTGCACGGGGTGCTGATTACTTTCAACAACTACCCCGGACGGGATCAAAATGCGGTACGGGAACACATCAAGAAGGTGGCAAAAGTCATTACGGTGAAATTTGTCAGTCAATAATCGGGGAGCCTGAAACTACATAACCTGGCTGAACATCTCTAAAACATTCAAAGGCAGCAAGCCCAGAAGAATGATGGCAAGGCTGAAGAGCCAGCAAAGCGCTTTTTCAGAAAAGGACAGTCTCAAAGGTGTTTCATCTTTTATTTCCCGCGAATAGCTAATGCGAACGAGATTCAGATAATAGAAGACGGAAATTACGGTATTCACTGCGGCAATAATGACGATGGGCAGGTGCCCGGCCCTGAATGCCGTAACAAAGAGAAAAAACTTGCCGGTAAAACCGCCGGTCGGCGGAATGCCCGCCAGCGAAAAAGCGGCCACCGCCAGCGTAAACGCCAAAAGCGGCGCCCGGCGGGCCAGCCCGCCCAAATCGGCAATCTTCAGGTTCTCCCCGTTTCTGGAAAGCAGCATCATCACATAGAACAAAGCCAGATTCATGATCAGATAAACGGTTATATAATAAGCTACTGCGGCGTTTCCCGCTTTATTGAACGACAAAAGGCCGAGCATCAGGTAGCCTGCATGGGCAATCCCGGAATAGGCAACCAGCCTTTTGAGGTCCTGCTGAACCAGCCCCACCAGATTGCCGAGGGTCATCGAAAAGGCGGCAAGCACCATTAGCAGCATGGTCAGTTGGGTCAAAGGCAGGCCCGCCAGCATCGTCAGTCTGATCAAGAGCGCGGCGCCGGCAACCTTCGGCACGGTGGCGATAAACGCCGTCGTTGCGTCGGACGCCCCTTCATAGATGTCCGGCGCCCAGAAATGGAGGGGAAACAGCGAAAGTTTGAAGAAAAAGGCACTCATCGTCAGGATAATCGCGAGGATGGCAAGCGGCCTGTCGCCGAAAGACGGCATCTGGGCGACAATATCGGCAAGATAGGTCGAATGAGCCATCCCGTAGAGATACCCCATGCCATACAGCATGATGCCTGTGGAAATAGCACCGAAAAACAAGTACTTGATGGCCGCTTCCAGATGAGCTGTCGTCTTGGTGCGGCGCAGCGGCACGATCGCATAAAGGCTGAAGGAGGATATCTCCAGACTGATCAGAATCGAGATAAGTTCAACGGAACTGACGAGGATGGAGAGGCCGAGGGTGGAAAGACCCAGAAACATGAAAAACTCCGGCATTTTTTCCACTTCATCTTCCTTGTTGAACATGAAGATTACCAAAGCCAGGCCAATGGTCAGAACTAACTTGAAAATCTGCGAAAAACCATCTACCCGGTAGGCGCCGACAAAAAGAAGGCCCTCTGCATTCAGGGAAAAGAGCGCAGCAGCCACTCCCCCGACGGCCAGCACCCGGGCCGGCACAAACAGCGATCGCCTCCCCTTTCCCAGCGACAGGAAAAGAAACAATACGGAAAAGGAAAGTATGTAAATTTCAGGCAGCAGCGTCATTGGATCAACCCCTTAATGGGAAACTTTATCGAGTTGCATGGCAAGATTTACCAGCGTGTATTCCATTACATTGACGAAAGGACGGGGAAAGATCCCCACCCAAAGCACAAACACGGCAAGCGGCAGCATATAGATTATTTCCCGCAAGTTCATATCCCTGATATCCCGTTTGTCTTCCCTCCCCCAGGCTATCTGCTTCAACAGTTTCAGCATATAGGCGGCGGCAATGACCGCCCCGACAATGGCAAAGAAGCCGGCGATCCGGTTTGTGGCAAAGGTTCCAATCAGTACATACAGCTCGCCGACAAAACTGTTCGTCCCCGGAAACGCGAACGAGGAAACGGCGAAGAGGCCGAAAAAGAACATGTAAATCGGCATAATCTTCCCCAGACCGGCATTATCGTAAATCTGCCGGCTGTGGGTGCGTTCATAGACAATGCCGACCAGCAGGAAAAGCCCGCCGGTCGTGATCCCGTGGTTGAGCATCTGGAAGAGAGAGCCGATGAAGCCGTAAATCGAAAACGTGAAGATCCCGAGGATGACGAAACCCATGTGGGCAACACTGGAATAGGCGACCAGCTTCTTCATGTCAGTTTGACTCAGACAGACGAAGCCCCCATAGATGATGCCGATCAGCGACAAAACGATCATCAGCGGGGCAAAGTAAAAGCTTGCCTGCGGCACAATCGGCAGGCAGAAACGCATAAAACCGTATGTACCCATTTTCAAGAGAATACTGGCGAGAAAAACGCTGCCGACGGTCGGGGCCTCGGTATGCGCAGCAGGGAGCCAAGTATGAAACGGAAACATCGGCACCTTGATCGCGAAGGCGATGCCGAAGGCCAGAAAGACCCAGAACTGAAACTGAAAGCTGTAATTTCTGAACATCGCCTCGGGGATGCTGAAGCTGCCGTTTACTAAATAAATCGCAATGATGGCCACCAGCAGAAAAACGCTCCCGAAGAGCGTGTAGATGAAAAACTTCAGCGACGCATAGTCCTTGTTCGGCCCACCCCAGATCGCAATGAGCAGATACATCGGGATCAGCATCGCCTCCCAGAAGAAATAAAAGAGGATGAAGTCAAGGGCGCAGAAAACCCCGATCAGGGCCGTCTCCATGATCAAAATTGCAATCATGAACTCCTTCACCCGCGTCTGAATCGCCTTCCATGAGGATAGCACGGCAATCGGCGAGATAATTGTCGTAAGCAAAACCAGCATGATCGAAATACCGTCAACCCCCAGCGTGTAATTGATCTTGTAGGCAGCAATCCAGGAGATATTTTCCCCAAACTGGAAAATGGGGGTCTTGATGTCGAAATTGGCAAAGAGAAATACCGAAACCGCCAGCGTCAAGAGCGTCGTAATGAAGGAGGCGACCTTGATCATTCTGTCGCTGCGCATAAAGAGGGTGAAGAGCACTCCTGCAAGCGGCAGGAAGATCGTGGTTGATAAAACCGGAAATCCAAACGGATTCATTGTCAGGTATGGCAACATAATTTCTCTTCCTTAAAACAACAGCTTATTAAAAAATAACGTCGGCTATTTTTCTATAAAACGGCCCAGAGAATCGCAAAAAAGAGTAAAAGGGAAAGACCAATGTACGTCTGCACCCTCCCGGTTTGCAATTTTTTAACCAGGGAAGCAACCCCCACGACCGAGTAGGCTGTGCCGTCAACTACCCCGTCTATGGCCTTCTGATCAAATGTGTAAGACAGGGAGGCCGTGCCGAAAAGGGACCTCAAGCCCAGCGTTCGGTAAAGCTCGCCCCAGAAGGAATCAATCGGAGCGATTACCTTCTCGTCGAATTTTATGAAAAGCAGCGTTGCCTTGCGGTAAAAATAATCAATATCGAGGTTGAGCTTGGCGTCAGGGGAAAGCTTCTTCACCAGCAGATAAAAAACAAGCCCGGTAAAGGAGAGAATCTGCATCATCTCGGAAAGATGGGAGGCGTTGTACGGATTGAAATCTGCGGAAAAAGGCAGCAGTTGATAAAAGGTCTGCGGAAAAGTTCCGATAAGAAAGCACAAAAGTGAGGTGAGCCCCATCGCCCACAGCATGTTGGCCGGGGGCTCGTGGGCAGCCTGGTGGTTTCCCGCTTCCTTCCCGAAAAAGGTGAAATAGGTAACCTTCAGCCCCACCGAGAGGAATGTTCCAATCCCGGCAAGATTAAGCAGCTGCACCAGCCAGATTCTGCCCTCGTGATGAGCCGCGGCGATGATCATCGATTTGCTGACAAAGCCGCTGAAAAAGGGAAACCCGGAAATCGAGATCGCGCCGATGACGTAAAATATCATGGTAAGCGGCATGTACTTGTACATCCCGCCCAGTTGGGTCATTTTTGAGGTTCCCGTCATGTAGAGCACCGCGCCGGCGCCCATGAAGAGCAGCGCCTTGTAAAGGATATGGGCAAAGGCGTGAGCGGCCGCGCCGTTTACCGCCAGCATCGTTCCAATGCCCACGCCGGCCACCATGTACCCGACCTGGCTTATGATATGGTAAGCCAGGACGCGCCGGATGTCGTTTTCGATAATCGCGTAAACAACGCCGAAGACCGTCATCGCCGTTCCCAGAATGGCAAGAATCTCAAAGCCCGAAAATCCCCGGGCCAGAACATAAACCGCGGTCTTGGTAGTAAATGCGCACAGAAACACGGCCCCTTCAACGCTTGCCTCCGGATAGGCGTCCGGCAGCCAGGCATGCAGCGGAATCACGGCGGCATTGAGGGCAAAACCGGCAAGGATCAGATACTCCGGCCACGAGGCGCCGGCGGGGGGGATGGCGTTAAAGGCAAAGCTTCCGGTTTTTGTGTAGTAGAACATCATCCCCGCAAAAAGGAGCAAACCCCCGAAGACGTGGAAGAGCAGATAACGATAACCGGCAGCATCCGATTGCGGACGTTTACCATACCAGATCAAAAAGACGGAGGAAAAGGCCATCGCCTCCCAGAAGATGAAAAGGGTCAGGTAGTCGCCGGCAAAGACCGCCCCGAGCGAACCGCCCACATAATAGAACCCGGCGATATGATGACCATCTTCGTTTCGGTGCAGGGCATAAAGCGCGCCAAGAAAGGACATGATCACAAACACCCAGGCAAATACCATGCTGAGTTTGTCAACCCGGCCGAAGAGACCGGCAACACCGAGAAAATTATACGCCCCGTAGTTGCCGTAATTGGTCAGGGCAACGGATATTATTGCCGCAGTGGGGATTAACAGAATAAAGACCTTCTTGAGCTTGCCCCGGAGAAACGGCAGGAACAGGGCCCCAATAAAATAGAATATTGCCGGATGGATCCAGTTATTCATAAAAATCCTCTTTTTTGCCAAGAATCGTATGGGCCAGTCCCTTGCTGAAGCGGACCAGCAGATAACCACCGATTATTGTAAACAAGGTCCAGAAGGCCGGGATTTTATCAACGAAGAAATGGACGTGTTCCCTCGGCAGCAGCACGTCGAAAATGACCAGCACAACAAGGAACCCGAAAAACAATTTCTTCAGGAGTTCGGCCCTTGCCAGTAAATACTCTATTATTTTAAGTATATTCATAAAACGCCTCTTGCACCCTTGAGAATGACAATCTTTTTAAAATGCTGCATGCTGACCAGGCTCTTTTTAACAGGGCTAAAACAAATTACTGATAAGCTTGACAAAAAAATCCGGATAAAACCCCAGCAGAACCGAGATCAGCGCTGTCAGCACGAGCGGCACAACCATCGTCAGCGGGGCTTCCTTGATGCCGGAGGTGGTCCAGTTCTCCTTTTTCCCCTGGAAAAAGGCCTTGATCGTAATCGGCACAAAATACCCGGCGTTCAAAATGCTGCTCGCCAACAAAACGACAACGATGGGGATGTTGCTTATCTCCAAGGCGCCGTTCAAGAGATACCACTTCGTCACAAATCCGGAAACAGGCGGCACGCCGATCATGCTGAGGGAGGCAAGGGCGAAAGCACCCATCGTAAAAGGCATGGCATAGCCAATGCCCGCCATATCGCTGATCTTCCTCTTGTTATGGGCAACGAAGATCGCGCCGGCGCAGAAAAAGAGGGTAATCTTGCTGAACCCGTGATTGACAATATGGATGACCCCGCCCAGAACGCCGGTGTTGTCGAGAAGCGCCACCCCCAGGATAATGTACGACAACTGGCTCACCGTTGAATAGGCGAGCCTTGCCTTGAGGTCGTCTTTGGTAAGGGCGATAATGGAGGCCGCCAGGATCGTAAAGGAAACGACATACGCGGTGACAATGCCGATCCCCAAATCGTTGAGGATCTTCGTCCCGAACGTGGACAGCATGACCCGGGAAATGCAGAACACCCCTGCCTTCACAACGGCCACCGCATGCAAAAGGGCGCTGACCGGCGTCGGAGCGACCATTGCGGAGGGGAGCCAGTTGTGCAGGGGCATGATCGCCGCCTTGGCAAAACCGGCGATGAAAAGGATATAAGTGACGGTAATCCAGATGCCGTCTGAACCGGCGGGAAATATCCCCGTGTGGATATTGTCGGCAAAATCAAGCGTACCGGTCATTATGTAGGTGAGAATGACAGCCGGCAACAAAAAACCCTTCGATGTCCCGACGAGATAGACAAGATATTTCTTCGCCCCGGCATAGCCTTCTGCGTCCTGATGGTGGGCCACGAGCGGATAGGTAAAGAGACTGATAACCTCATAAAAGAGATAGAGGGTAAACAGGCCGCCCGCATAAGACACCCCCTGGGCTCCCAGGATTGCCGCGGCAAAACATGTGTAATAACGGGACTGTGCATGTTCCTTGAGGGTTCGCATGTAGCCGATGTTGTAGATGGATGCGAAGATCCAGAGAAACGAGGAGATGATGCCGAAGATAAGCGACAGGGCGTCCACCCGGAAATTCAGGGAAATACCGGGAGCAATCGCCGAAAGGGTGTAGGTGATCACCCCGCCGTTCCAGACAATCGGAACCATTCCCATAACGGCCGCAAAGGTCAGAACGGCCCCGGCTATCGACCAGAATTCCCTGATATTCGGGGTCTTGCGGAAAACCATGATCAGAATGGCAGTCGCAAAAACAATGCCGATCGGTAAAAGCGGTAATGCGCTATCGATAACCATAGGTCAGTACTTCAGCTCCTTCATATCTCCACCCTCGATATGCTGATAGCGCTTTGCAATGATGATGATGATGCTCAGCGCAATAGCCGATTCCGCGGCGGCTATTCCCATTATAATAAGCGTGAATGCCAATCCATAGGGGTTTTCCGGAACGATGAACCGATTGATCGCAACGATATTTAACCCCGCGCCGTTCATGATCAGTTCCATCGAAACCAGCATCCCGATCAGCGTTCGTCGGTAAAGAAGGCCGGCAATCCCGCAAAACAGCATAAAAACGGCGACAAACAGATAGATGTTGGAGTTATTGTAAAGTAAATTGCTCATTTGTCACCCCGCGAATTAAGGGAGAGCATAACCGCCCCGATAATGGCAACAACCAGCAAAAGCGAGATCAACTCAAACGGCAGAATCAGCGTGTCGGTAAACGCACGGCCCACATCCTTAGTCGTCATCAGAAAATTCGGCGCCGTTTTGCCCGGCAGATTTGTCAAAACAAACCGGATGAACATGACAACCGAAACCAAGGCGATGACAAGCGCCGAAAGCAATTTTCCGACAGCCTTGAAATCGTGAGATTTCCTGGAATATTGACCCAGCAGCATAATTGCAAAGGCAATAAGAATGGAGATTGCCCCGACATAGATCAAAATCTGCATCATCGCCAGAAAGGCGCTGTTTAGATAGATATAAAGCCCAGCCACGCCGAACATGGCGGTAATCAGACCCAGCATCGCATAGACTATGGAACTTGCAAAGACGGCCGTCAAGGCCCCTGCCATCGTCACCGCGACGGCGAAAAGGAATATGCTCTCCCCGATGCTCATGATGCCTTTTTCCTTTTATCGAATTCCTTCACCAGATCGAAATAGAAATCTTCC contains the following coding sequences:
- a CDS encoding NADH-quinone oxidoreductase subunit N, yielding MTLLPEIYILSFSVLFLFLSLGKGRRSLFVPARVLAVGGVAAALFSLNAEGLLFVGAYRVDGFSQIFKLVLTIGLALVIFMFNKEDEVEKMPEFFMFLGLSTLGLSILVSSVELISILISLEISSFSLYAIVPLRRTKTTAHLEAAIKYLFFGAISTGIMLYGMGYLYGMAHSTYLADIVAQMPSFGDRPLAILAIILTMSAFFFKLSLFPLHFWAPDIYEGASDATTAFIATVPKVAGAALLIRLTMLAGLPLTQLTMLLMVLAAFSMTLGNLVGLVQQDLKRLVAYSGIAHAGYLMLGLLSFNKAGNAAVAYYITVYLIMNLALFYVMMLLSRNGENLKIADLGGLARRAPLLAFTLAVAAFSLAGIPPTGGFTGKFFLFVTAFRAGHLPIVIIAAVNTVISVFYYLNLVRISYSREIKDETPLRLSFSEKALCWLFSLAIILLGLLPLNVLEMFSQVM
- a CDS encoding NADH-quinone oxidoreductase subunit M, yielding MLPYLTMNPFGFPVLSTTIFLPLAGVLFTLFMRSDRMIKVASFITTLLTLAVSVFLFANFDIKTPIFQFGENISWIAAYKINYTLGVDGISIMLVLLTTIISPIAVLSSWKAIQTRVKEFMIAILIMETALIGVFCALDFILFYFFWEAMLIPMYLLIAIWGGPNKDYASLKFFIYTLFGSVFLLVAIIAIYLVNGSFSIPEAMFRNYSFQFQFWVFLAFGIAFAIKVPMFPFHTWLPAAHTEAPTVGSVFLASILLKMGTYGFMRFCLPIVPQASFYFAPLMIVLSLIGIIYGGFVCLSQTDMKKLVAYSSVAHMGFVILGIFTFSIYGFIGSLFQMLNHGITTGGLFLLVGIVYERTHSRQIYDNAGLGKIMPIYMFFFGLFAVSSFAFPGTNSFVGELYVLIGTFATNRIAGFFAIVGAVIAAAYMLKLLKQIAWGREDKRDIRDMNLREIIYMLPLAVFVLWVGIFPRPFVNVMEYTLVNLAMQLDKVSH
- a CDS encoding Na(+)/H(+) antiporter subunit D, with protein sequence MNNWIHPAIFYFIGALFLPFLRGKLKKVFILLIPTAAIISVALTNYGNYGAYNFLGVAGLFGRVDKLSMVFAWVFVIMSFLGALYALHRNEDGHHIAGFYYVGGSLGAVFAGDYLTLFIFWEAMAFSSVFLIWYGKRPQSDAAGYRYLLFHVFGGLLLFAGMMFYYTKTGSFAFNAIPPAGASWPEYLILAGFALNAAVIPLHAWLPDAYPEASVEGAVFLCAFTTKTAVYVLARGFSGFEILAILGTAMTVFGVVYAIIENDIRRVLAYHIISQVGYMVAGVGIGTMLAVNGAAAHAFAHILYKALLFMGAGAVLYMTGTSKMTQLGGMYKYMPLTMIFYVIGAISISGFPFFSGFVSKSMIIAAAHHEGRIWLVQLLNLAGIGTFLSVGLKVTYFTFFGKEAGNHQAAHEPPANMLWAMGLTSLLCFLIGTFPQTFYQLLPFSADFNPYNASHLSEMMQILSFTGLVFYLLVKKLSPDAKLNLDIDYFYRKATLLFIKFDEKVIAPIDSFWGELYRTLGLRSLFGTASLSYTFDQKAIDGVVDGTAYSVVGVASLVKKLQTGRVQTYIGLSLLLFFAILWAVL
- a CDS encoding monovalent cation/H+ antiporter subunit D family protein, translated to MVIDSALPLLPIGIVFATAILIMVFRKTPNIREFWSIAGAVLTFAAVMGMVPIVWNGGVITYTLSAIAPGISLNFRVDALSLIFGIISSFLWIFASIYNIGYMRTLKEHAQSRYYTCFAAAILGAQGVSYAGGLFTLYLFYEVISLFTYPLVAHHQDAEGYAGAKKYLVYLVGTSKGFLLPAVILTYIMTGTLDFADNIHTGIFPAGSDGIWITVTYILFIAGFAKAAIMPLHNWLPSAMVAPTPVSALLHAVAVVKAGVFCISRVMLSTFGTKILNDLGIGIVTAYVVSFTILAASIIALTKDDLKARLAYSTVSQLSYIILGVALLDNTGVLGGVIHIVNHGFSKITLFFCAGAIFVAHNKRKISDMAGIGYAMPFTMGAFALASLSMIGVPPVSGFVTKWYLLNGALEISNIPIVVVLLASSILNAGYFVPITIKAFFQGKKENWTTSGIKEAPLTMVVPLVLTALISVLLGFYPDFFVKLISNLF
- the nuoK gene encoding NADH-quinone oxidoreductase subunit NuoK, with the protein product MSNLLYNNSNIYLFVAVFMLFCGIAGLLYRRTLIGMLVSMELIMNGAGLNIVAINRFIVPENPYGLAFTLIIMGIAAAESAIALSIIIIIAKRYQHIEGGDMKELKY
- a CDS encoding NADH-quinone oxidoreductase subunit J is translated as MSIGESIFLFAVAVTMAGALTAVFASSIVYAMLGLITAMFGVAGLYIYLNSAFLAMMQILIYVGAISILIAFAIMLLGQYSRKSHDFKAVGKLLSALVIALVSVVMFIRFVLTNLPGKTAPNFLMTTKDVGRAFTDTLILPFELISLLLVVAIIGAVMLSLNSRGDK